From Salinirubellus salinus, the proteins below share one genomic window:
- a CDS encoding class I SAM-dependent methyltransferase codes for MRDDATPEATGDVPLDVATFYDQYGEREWERLDRDFHHRLEWEATVEYLDRHLPATGHVLDAGGGAGRYAVWLAERGHEVTLLDLSERQAALAREKAHERGVGDRVTVGRGDVSALPAPDDAFDATLCLGGPLSHVLETADREQAVRELRRVTADGAPVFVSVMGLMASVTRMLRHAGRVPEADDDTELLADLARTGDYDEALLERYGRDPTVQQMHLFRVDEFESLLEAGGLRVETLAALEGPFSQRRDHLDDLTDEHRAVVRETLDVLREDRYVVDHSAHMLAVCRA; via the coding sequence ATGCGCGACGACGCGACGCCCGAGGCCACGGGCGACGTCCCCCTCGACGTGGCCACGTTCTACGACCAGTACGGCGAGCGCGAGTGGGAGCGCCTCGACCGGGACTTCCACCACCGGCTGGAGTGGGAGGCCACCGTCGAGTACCTCGACCGGCATCTCCCGGCCACGGGCCACGTCCTCGACGCGGGCGGGGGTGCGGGTCGCTACGCGGTGTGGCTGGCCGAGCGCGGCCACGAGGTGACGCTGCTCGACCTCTCGGAGCGGCAGGCGGCACTCGCCCGCGAGAAGGCCCACGAACGGGGGGTCGGCGACCGGGTGACGGTCGGCCGCGGCGACGTGTCCGCGCTCCCGGCACCCGACGACGCGTTCGACGCCACGCTGTGTCTCGGTGGCCCGCTCTCGCACGTCCTCGAGACGGCCGACCGCGAGCAGGCGGTCCGCGAACTCCGACGGGTCACCGCCGACGGCGCGCCCGTCTTCGTCTCCGTGATGGGACTCATGGCGAGCGTCACCCGGATGCTGCGCCACGCCGGACGGGTCCCCGAGGCCGATGACGACACCGAACTGCTCGCGGACCTCGCGCGCACCGGCGACTACGACGAGGCGCTGCTCGAACGGTACGGCCGCGACCCGACCGTCCAGCAGATGCACCTCTTTCGGGTCGACGAGTTCGAGTCGCTCCTCGAGGCGGGCGGCCTGCGCGTCGAGACGCTCGCGGCGCTGGAGGGACCGTTCTCCCAGCGCCGCGACCACCTCGACGACCTGACCGACGAGCACCGCGCGGTGGTCCGGGAGACGCTCGACGTCTTGCGCGAGGACCGGTACGTCGTCGACCACTCGGCGCACATGCTCGCGGTCTGTCGGGCGTGA
- a CDS encoding GIY-YIG nuclease family protein codes for MPRGTYTLVLELTADASVEVGALGECAFEAGHYAYTGSAFGAGGLSRVDRHRDLVTGAREVRHWHVDYLLCHPATRLREVVTTEGADVECAVARRLPDGPVGGFGSSDCDCESHLATLGEAPIETVRTAHERARRDD; via the coding sequence GTGCCGCGAGGGACGTACACGCTGGTGCTGGAACTGACTGCCGACGCCTCGGTCGAGGTGGGCGCCCTCGGCGAGTGCGCGTTCGAGGCGGGCCACTACGCCTACACCGGGAGCGCGTTCGGGGCCGGTGGGCTCTCGCGCGTCGACCGGCACCGCGACCTCGTGACCGGGGCGCGGGAGGTACGCCACTGGCACGTCGACTACCTGCTCTGTCACCCGGCGACACGGCTTCGGGAGGTGGTGACGACGGAGGGAGCGGACGTGGAGTGTGCCGTCGCCCGGCGTCTCCCAGACGGTCCCGTCGGAGGGTTCGGGTCGTCGGACTGTGACTGCGAGAGCCACCTCGCGACGCTCGGGGAGGCCCCCATCGAGACGGTCCGGACGGCGCACGAGCGCGCACGTCGCGACGACTAG
- a CDS encoding DMT family transporter translates to MNLVDRAEASVPPLAALVVAVLAVSTSAILVRWSGAPSIVKAFYRVLFTTLLLAPFAFTRYGTALRSLSARDLLVAGGSGLALALHFATWFESLRWTTVAASVTLVQSQPVFVAVGATLLLDERVGRTKAAGIAVALVGMVLMSAAEGGGAASRPLYGNALAVVGAVMVAAYYLAGRSLRQRVPLVPYVVVVYGVCAVALFAFVLGDALAAGRALGPTLFDYPTEEWLLFLGMAVGPGIFGHTVFNWALGHLEASVVSVSLLGEPVGSTLLAVVLLSEVPDLLTLAGGAVVLGGIYVTTRAREAEPPDPEDPVGDPTPD, encoded by the coding sequence GTGAACCTCGTCGACCGGGCCGAGGCGTCGGTCCCTCCGCTGGCGGCGCTCGTCGTCGCCGTCCTCGCAGTGTCGACGAGTGCCATCCTCGTCCGCTGGAGCGGCGCACCCTCGATCGTCAAGGCGTTCTACCGCGTGTTGTTCACGACCCTGCTGCTCGCACCGTTCGCGTTCACCCGCTACGGCACGGCACTCCGGTCGCTCTCGGCGCGCGACCTGCTCGTGGCGGGGGGCTCGGGACTGGCGCTGGCGCTCCACTTCGCGACGTGGTTCGAGTCGCTGCGCTGGACCACCGTCGCCGCGAGTGTCACGCTCGTCCAGTCACAGCCCGTGTTCGTCGCCGTGGGGGCCACCCTCCTGCTGGACGAGCGCGTCGGCCGGACGAAAGCCGCCGGCATCGCCGTCGCGCTCGTCGGGATGGTGTTGATGTCCGCGGCCGAGGGCGGGGGTGCGGCCTCACGCCCGCTCTACGGGAACGCACTCGCGGTGGTCGGGGCGGTGATGGTCGCGGCGTACTACCTCGCAGGCCGCTCGCTCCGCCAGCGCGTCCCGCTGGTCCCGTACGTGGTCGTCGTCTACGGTGTCTGTGCGGTCGCGCTGTTCGCGTTCGTCCTCGGCGACGCCCTCGCCGCCGGCCGAGCGCTCGGCCCGACCCTGTTCGACTACCCGACGGAGGAGTGGCTCCTGTTCCTCGGGATGGCCGTCGGCCCCGGCATCTTCGGCCACACCGTGTTCAACTGGGCGCTCGGGCACCTCGAAGCCTCCGTGGTGAGCGTCTCGCTGCTGGGCGAACCCGTCGGGAGCACCCTGCTCGCCGTCGTCCTGCTCTCCGAGGTCCCCGACCTCCTCACGCTCGCGGGCGGCGCGGTGGTCCTCGGCGGCATCTACGTCACCACCCGTGCTCGCGAGGCTGAGCCCCCCGACCCGGAGGACCCGGTGGGCGACCCCACCCCGGACTAG
- a CDS encoding NAD(P)/FAD-dependent oxidoreductase — protein MSDVIVVGGGPAGLSAALFTAKNGLSTTVFDTDGTWMHKAHLFNYLGIGSVDGSAFLETARAQVDSFGVERHEAEVTSVERTDDGFAVTVDGETHESAYLVLATGANRDLAEALGCAFDGDLVAVDVTMETSVEDAYATGAMVRAEEWQAVISAGDGAAAALNVLSKERGDHYHDFDVPADAEAVGELLTDEGDE, from the coding sequence ATGTCCGACGTCATCGTGGTCGGCGGCGGTCCCGCCGGCCTCTCGGCCGCCCTGTTCACCGCGAAGAACGGCCTCTCCACGACGGTGTTCGACACCGACGGTACCTGGATGCACAAGGCCCACCTGTTCAACTACCTCGGCATCGGCTCGGTCGACGGGAGCGCGTTCCTCGAGACGGCGCGCGCACAGGTCGACTCGTTCGGCGTCGAGCGCCACGAGGCAGAGGTCACGAGCGTCGAGCGGACCGACGACGGGTTCGCCGTCACCGTCGACGGCGAGACCCACGAGTCGGCCTACCTGGTGCTGGCGACGGGCGCGAACCGTGACCTCGCCGAAGCACTGGGCTGTGCGTTCGACGGCGACCTCGTGGCTGTCGACGTGACCATGGAGACGAGCGTCGAGGACGCCTACGCGACGGGGGCGATGGTCCGCGCCGAGGAGTGGCAGGCCGTCATCTCCGCGGGCGACGGGGCGGCCGCGGCGCTGAACGTCCTCTCGAAGGAGCGCGGCGACCACTACCACGACTTCGACGTGCCGGCCGACGCCGAAGCGGTGGGCGAGTTGCTCACCGACGAGGGCGACGAGTAG
- a CDS encoding SRPBCC family protein produces MPIYTRETRVDAPFDEVWAFHSQVSGLEALTPTFMNLEVEGVTGPDGEADPDVLEPGSRIDMAMQPGGVGPRQTWTSVITEREEREGSAYFRDEMEGGPFPEWVHTHRFFADDGATIVADRVEYSLPVVGGALGPLGNWVGFEPMFRYRHRKTKQLLE; encoded by the coding sequence ATGCCGATTTACACGCGGGAGACCCGTGTCGACGCCCCGTTCGACGAGGTGTGGGCGTTCCACTCGCAGGTCTCGGGACTGGAGGCGCTCACGCCGACGTTCATGAACCTCGAGGTCGAGGGCGTCACCGGCCCCGACGGCGAGGCCGACCCCGATGTGCTCGAGCCGGGGAGCCGCATCGACATGGCGATGCAGCCGGGCGGCGTCGGCCCGCGACAGACGTGGACCTCCGTCATCACCGAGCGCGAGGAACGCGAGGGGAGCGCCTACTTCCGCGACGAGATGGAGGGTGGACCGTTCCCCGAGTGGGTACACACCCACCGCTTCTTCGCCGACGACGGGGCGACCATCGTCGCCGACCGGGTTGAGTACAGCCTCCCCGTCGTGGGCGGGGCGCTGGGACCGCTGGGCAACTGGGTGGGCTTCGAGCCGATGTTCCGGTATCGCCACCGGAAGACGAAGCAACTCCTCGAGTAG
- the lrpA1 gene encoding HTH-type transcriptional regulator LrpA1 produces MSAGSTEDRILSVLEDDAQASYAEIAERVGVSKPTVRKYIDKLETDGVIVGYTADVDPKKLSSRSIALVGIDVASERYVEATRALKELDAVEELYTSSGDHMLMAEVRAADGDAVGRVISEDILSIDGVEAAHPSFLQERLK; encoded by the coding sequence ATGAGCGCGGGGTCGACGGAGGACCGAATCCTCTCGGTACTGGAGGACGACGCACAGGCCTCCTACGCCGAGATAGCCGAACGAGTCGGGGTCTCCAAGCCGACGGTCCGGAAGTACATCGACAAACTGGAGACGGACGGAGTCATCGTCGGCTACACCGCCGACGTCGACCCGAAGAAACTCTCCTCGAGGTCCATCGCCCTCGTCGGTATCGACGTGGCCAGCGAGCGCTACGTCGAGGCGACGCGGGCGCTGAAGGAACTGGACGCCGTCGAGGAGCTCTACACCTCCAGCGGCGACCACATGCTGATGGCCGAGGTCCGGGCTGCCGACGGGGACGCCGTCGGTCGGGTCATCTCCGAGGACATCCTCTCCATCGACGGCGTGGAGGCTGCCCACCCCTCGTTCCTGCAGGAACGGCTGAAGTGA
- the ilvD gene encoding dihydroxy-acid dehydratase translates to MSQQEPPERDDAPDPSEKPDRLPSKEVTEGPERAPHRAMFRAMGFDDADLASPMVGIANPAADITPCNVHLDDVADAAIEGVENAGGMPIEFGTITISDAISMGTEGMKASLISREVIADSVELVAFGERMDALVTVAGCDKNLPGMMMAAIRTDLPTVFLYGGSIMPGEHEGREVTIQNVFEGVGSVAYGDMTEEELDDLERHACPGAGSCGGMFTANTMASISEALGLAPLGSASPPAEDPSRYDTAREAGELVLDAVEHDRKPSDVLSRESFENAIALQVAIGGSTNGVLHLLALAAEAGIDLDIEDFDEISKRTPKLANLQPGGTRVMNDLHEIGGVPVVLRRMLDAGLIHGDAMTVTGRTIAEELEHLDLPDDDEIEADFLYTVEEPLHEEGAIKILTGNLAPDGAVLKVTGEDQFHHEGPARVFESEEDAMQYVQEGHIESGDVIVIRNEGPQGGPGMREMLGVTAAVVGAGHEDDVAMITDGRFSGATRGPMVGHAAPEAFVGGPIAALEDGDVVTVDIPSRDISVGLTDEELETRLADWEPPAPNYSSGVLAKYGLAFDSAANGAVTNPGVKRDD, encoded by the coding sequence ATGAGCCAGCAGGAGCCACCCGAACGCGACGACGCTCCCGACCCGTCGGAGAAGCCGGACCGTCTCCCCTCGAAGGAGGTCACCGAAGGGCCCGAACGCGCCCCACACCGCGCGATGTTCCGCGCGATGGGGTTCGACGACGCCGACCTCGCCTCGCCGATGGTCGGTATCGCCAACCCCGCGGCCGACATCACGCCGTGTAACGTCCACCTCGACGACGTGGCCGACGCGGCCATCGAGGGCGTCGAGAACGCCGGCGGGATGCCCATCGAGTTCGGCACCATCACCATCTCCGACGCCATCTCGATGGGGACCGAGGGGATGAAGGCCTCGCTCATCTCGCGCGAGGTCATCGCCGACAGCGTCGAGCTGGTCGCCTTCGGCGAGCGGATGGACGCCCTCGTCACCGTCGCCGGCTGTGACAAGAACCTCCCCGGGATGATGATGGCGGCCATCCGGACCGACCTCCCCACGGTGTTCCTCTACGGCGGGTCCATCATGCCCGGCGAGCACGAGGGCCGCGAGGTGACCATCCAGAACGTCTTCGAGGGCGTCGGCTCCGTCGCCTACGGCGACATGACCGAGGAGGAGCTGGACGACCTCGAACGCCACGCCTGCCCCGGTGCCGGCTCCTGTGGCGGGATGTTCACCGCGAACACGATGGCCTCCATCTCGGAGGCCCTCGGGCTGGCCCCGCTCGGGAGTGCGTCCCCGCCAGCCGAGGACCCCTCGCGCTACGACACCGCGCGCGAGGCGGGCGAACTCGTCCTCGACGCCGTCGAACACGACCGCAAGCCCAGCGACGTGCTCTCCCGGGAGTCGTTCGAGAACGCCATCGCCCTGCAGGTCGCCATCGGTGGGTCGACCAACGGCGTCCTGCACCTCCTCGCACTCGCGGCCGAGGCGGGCATCGACCTCGACATCGAGGACTTCGACGAGATATCGAAGCGGACGCCGAAACTGGCGAACCTCCAGCCCGGCGGCACCCGCGTGATGAACGACCTCCACGAGATCGGCGGCGTGCCCGTGGTGTTGCGGCGGATGCTCGACGCCGGCCTGATACACGGCGACGCGATGACAGTGACGGGCCGCACCATCGCCGAGGAACTGGAGCACCTGGACCTGCCCGACGACGACGAGATCGAGGCGGACTTCCTCTACACCGTCGAGGAACCGCTCCACGAGGAGGGCGCCATCAAGATCCTCACCGGCAACCTCGCGCCCGACGGCGCGGTCCTGAAGGTCACCGGCGAGGACCAGTTCCACCACGAGGGGCCGGCACGCGTCTTCGAGAGCGAGGAAGACGCGATGCAGTACGTCCAGGAGGGTCACATCGAGAGCGGCGACGTCATCGTCATCCGCAACGAGGGGCCGCAGGGCGGCCCGGGGATGCGCGAGATGCTCGGCGTGACGGCGGCAGTCGTCGGTGCCGGCCACGAGGACGACGTGGCGATGATAACCGACGGTCGGTTCTCCGGTGCGACCCGTGGCCCGATGGTCGGCCACGCCGCGCCCGAGGCGTTCGTCGGCGGCCCCATCGCCGCGCTGGAGGACGGTGACGTGGTGACCGTCGACATCCCGTCGCGTGACATCTCGGTCGGCCTGACCGACGAGGAACTCGAGACACGGCTGGCCGACTGGGAGCCGCCGGCGCCGAACTACTCGTCGGGCGTGCTGGCGAAGTACGGACTGGCGTTCGACTCGGCGGCGAACGGGGCCGTGACGAACCCCGGCGTGAAGCGGGACGACTGA